In Montipora foliosa isolate CH-2021 unplaced genomic scaffold, ASM3666993v2 scaffold_420, whole genome shotgun sequence, the following proteins share a genomic window:
- the LOC137988463 gene encoding uncharacterized protein: MMLTGGLFRLLKQSISRGELQEPCTYLKLLAAEAPVLCGNQFQTFNVHQLLHLSEVVDDLGPLWSNSCFLFEDYNGDLRDLFHGTKNVDGQIVTAASVTQKLPEIARATTTSPQVIEFYEHLTNKRYSNR; encoded by the exons ATGATGTTGACTGGTGGCTTGTTTAGATTGCTGAAGCAGTCAATTTCTAGAGGAGAACTGCAAGAACCTTGCACCTATTTGAAGCTTTTGGCTGCAGAAGCACCTGTCCTTTGTG GCAATCAATTTCAAACGTTCAATGTTCACCAGCTTTTACACTTGTCAGAAGTTGTAGATGACCTTGGACCTTTGTGGTCAAattcatgttttctttttgaagACTACAATGGTGACCTACGAGATCTGTTTCATGGAACCAAAAATGTGGATGGCCAG ATTGTCACAGCAGCGTCTGTAACTCAGAAGTTGCCAGAAATTGCCAGAGCCACAACTACATCACCACAAGTCATTGAATTTTATGAGCACTTAACAAACAAGCGTTATAGTAACAGGTAA